Genomic DNA from Salvia miltiorrhiza cultivar Shanhuang (shh) chromosome 1, IMPLAD_Smil_shh, whole genome shotgun sequence:
CGTCTAAACCGTTGCGCCAGTTACTTGGAAATAACCTTCTAGATTGCATTACAAATCAAGTAAAATTTTCCAATAAATCGATTAATCTCTACAAGCTAGGAGTTCTAAGAAGTTGCACCCTGCTAGATTTATGTAAGAAAATTGTCGGAGCTATATGCAGATGCGATCCAACAACACCTGCAATTCGTGCATTCAAACAAAAATTGCAAACAAAAGACGGGCACAACTAATTTCTCATGAATACCTGCTTGTTATTCCAAGCACCATATTTTGGAGTTCCGAAGGACATACTAGAAGTTTTATTATCAGCCACCTTTTCCTCTGAAATGGGCTCCCATCTACTTTTGACACGACGACTAGGACTCTTAACTTTTTGTGTTGCAGAAGTCAGTACTGGAAATTCAGTATCACTGCAGAGACACATTAAGAGGGAGATGTTACTCAATCTCACAGCAACTAAGAAACATTGCGTGGGACTGAAAGAAACATACTACTTGTCAACTGCATCAGTATTCGGAATGGGGAATAGAGGCTCAATGTCCCAATCTCTCGTGTAAAGTGTACCATCAGCTGTTGCTTTCGTTATAACCTAGATGATTGCATGAGTAGCAAACTGTTATATTGAAGAATGAACTTATTATGTTTTAATACAACACGACAATCGACGATATATTTAAGCAGAATATTGAAGGCAACTACCAAATATAGCCAGAGCTTGAGCGGGAACTGTTCCAAACATGATCATTAAATCATAATCAGTATCACAGATTTATCAACATTAAAATTCCAAACTGCAATTTCCCCAGGCATCAGTTAAAAGTTCCACTATTACAATCGTCCAGTCAAACTCACATTAAAGGTAATTTATGAAGTGCCAGGTGCAATCTCAATCTAGTAAGCTCACATATCATACCCAGTAACATGAGACTAACTTATAAAGGATAAAGCAACTGAAAGTAGATCTCATACAAAATGTGGAACTTATGGAAAAGATTGGCGGGGCGCCAAATGAGCTGGAAACTTTGGCATCAGATTGTTACATACAAACATTAACATTCAGACCAAACAGCATAGGTTAGTAGATCTCATACAAAATGTGGAACTTATGGAAAAGATTGGCGGGGTGCCAAATGAGCTGGAAACTTTGGCATCAGATTGTCACATACAAACATTAACATTCAGACCAAACAGCATAGGTTACCTACTAAGCATTGTATAGATTCTCTATGAACTATGGCAAATCCTAAAATATGAAAAAGCCATAACTTAGATCCCTTTATCACAAAAAAAAGTTCTGTATTCCTAATAGTTTGAACATCAAGAAATAATATCTTGCGTTACCCACTCAAGCTGCCCTACTAAAAGCAGTTCATTGTGATACATCTGAATAACAAAATAATACAACTCCAGACTATATTGAGAGAGAGTCATGAATGGGGGAAAGAATACGCAAAATCAAATTTCTTAAACCATGCTGAAGTGAGAAAATGAAAGTAGAAAATGATCTAATTGTACAAGTTACACAGGCTGAAAATATATTTCATAGGAACATAACGAATCACATGAATGGGTTAGTAAAAGCCaccaaataaaaataagtgGTTGACATAATTATCTTCTATTCGTTATAACTTCAAATCGGTGCATTTAAACAGAGCATTCCATACCATGCATAATTTTGATATGTATCAATTCAAACCTTATCGGAAGACAAATACTCCgtccgtcccattataaatgtctcacttACCATAAGGGgacgtcccattacaaatgtcccattcGTTTTTTGGCAAAATATTCTCTCTATACGtaacctaatatttaaataatttccaccaacccactttatctactaattacacatttcttaatctccatgcccaagagtaatgggacagagggagtaatttgTAAGAAGAAGTGGCTCCTAGTTACTTTATTTGTGGTGTTTCCATCATTCAAAAGGATATTTTGTCCAGTTCCATATCATTGTTGCAAAGTAAGATCTAGTCATCATTGGCATACCTCCTTCATGATAGCTTGGCAAGCTGCCTTTTGTCTATCATTTTTGCAACGAGCTAAAGCCCTCTCAACATAGCCCCGCAATGAGTTTGGAAACACAGCAGGCTGCAAAAGGAAACACAATAAATTCAGAACAAAATTATTTGGCAAACATTCTTTATTCAATCAATCACAAATATGATGACATCCTATATATGCAGAATCGAGGAGTTTAAAAtaaatcagaatcatattcttCTGAATGTTTGCAAAAACATCCAAAAAAATCATTTACAGCCACTTTAGCCAATGTTTTTTACTCACATTCTTCTGAATTAATCCATTGACACCATAAACACAACGTTACTTAAAATTAAGAGGGTTAAAATCCACTTTTCACATCCAATAAACTCTATACATTGGTTATAGCAGGTAATATTTGATTTCTAAttgtgataaaataaaaaataaagggcTATGTTAATGGAAATGGGAGATGGCTGAACAAAATTAAGAGATTACACGTAGTAAATTGTGCTAACCTTGAGCCCATCAGCTTCCTCTTGTGGCACAACTTTTTCATTTGGCTGCTGCGTTGCAACACTGATATAGGCTGGCTTTACAGCTGTAGTAGTTGCAGGGTTATCTTTGTTGGGTTTTGATACACTCATGGAGAGGTTTGGAGCAATTCTTGGATTGGTTGGTATTTGCAATTTGCTTGTCTTCCGTGAATCTAAAGGCTCGGGAGGTGGAGGAAGAGTTTGGAAGGATGTTTGATGACTCTGAGAAACCTGGTATGAAGCTGGATATGAAGCTGGATATGGTGATGTAGACACTTGAGAATATGTAGAGTTCTGttgattttgaaaattttcatatgCAGAGATTACTTCAGGTGGCTTTTGAGCATGTGGTTGTAAAAAGTTTGATGGGTCATTCTGAAAAGCAGGAGTCCCATGTTTCCAGTAACCATcagatgtactttcactaactGCCACAGGCTGACAACAAAACCACAATATGAGCTCGGATTCTGATGCCAACTATAATCGGAAGGTATTTGGCAAGGCTTACCAACATATCATAAATGTACTAAATCAAGGATTAAAACAGCAAAGCAGCCTTCATATAGAAGGAACAATAATCACAAAAATAACTGAGCAAACTTAAAACTGTTTTGCAATATAACTTCACATCTTCAAAATTATGAGCAAGGATCAGATGTtgcaaaaaaatgaaattttcaaCAAGACTCATGTTACCTAATAAATTGTCCAAAATGCCTTGAATTATATAAGTAGAATGATATTCATTAACATATCCATGTTAATTAGAACAATATTATAAAAGcctaaattttgaattattttacaaatacttctataattcacaaaaaaatatttaaaatatttccaCCAATGGAACAATATGTTGAAGATTCAAGAGCAATGGGTATAATGGACAAATCAACCAAATGTTTAATACATCTAATTATGGAAGTTGGTAGAAAGAATGTGAAATCTATTTCTCAATGGGGTTTTTACTTTCAACATAAGGGATCTTATGGAAAACACACGGGATATATTGGCATTCCCTCTTTCTGTAtccacaaaaataaatattgcatgGATGTATATTTGAAGCCCCACTTTCCCTTTATTACTTTCTTTTGCAGGAGGTGACTACCAGAAAACACCACCAAACACAGTAGCAGCTTCTTGCAGGACTTATGGGAACCCTAGACCTGCTAAAAGGAAACCTCCAATCTTGCCACTTTCTGAACGCAGGAAATAAATCAAAGTGAATAACTTATACTAAGTAGCTATATCTAGGTCAAAACAAATATGTTACTTATTCagagaaatatatatatgttcatatTGGGTGGGGGGGATGAACAGTGGTTCTTCCTTTAAATCTACCTGTTTGCTTTAAAGGATTGCCCGCGTAGTtatttaacactattgagataATAAACTCTCTGGCCAGTGGCCACAAAAGTACTTCATGATTCTCTGCACTAAGTTGCGAAGACAACCTTAGTGTAACAGATATTGATTTCATTGAAATCTTCCTTGAATCTCAGGAACTCTTACAAGATACATCTGAATGCCTTCATCTAAACTCTCAAAGACAGATCACTTATGCAGCATTTTATATTTCACAAGAGCCATTCTCTTGAATATACCCACTATTTTGCCACTTTGCATAAatccatttaaaaaatatattcatcTGACACAATCCTGCAATGTTTGTAATAGTATCTACATTTTGGTTCTATATGTTTGCAAATGCAATATACTTTTGTGTTTGCTGAGATATTAACAATATGAAAAgcatttaaattaatatacCCACTTTTTTGCTGATCTTCCACTTCCAGCGTGAATCCATTTTAAAGATATAGTCATCAGATAAGTCTTACAGATGTTTACTATCATCATTCTGGTCTAATATGTTTGGAAAGGCAATATAATTTTTTCGCAGCTAAGCTACCAAGAAATATCTGAGAAGATAATAACAAGCAATTGAGACAACCAAACCTGCACAGAAGTTAATTCAGATGAAGTAGATTCTGGTCTCCATGAAGGGGTGTAAGCTGCAGGTATCTGGTTGTTTGAAGCTGTATATCCAATGTTTCCACTAGGGGTGGAGCTGTTAACACTAGATGAAGCAGGGACTGGTATGTTCTCTGTCCCAGGAGCACAGCTGACCTCCGTTTGAGTTTGATTGTAATAATCCTGCCACTGTTTATACTGTTGTTGATATTGGGCAGTTGCAACTGAAGAACTATAGGCTGAATTGGAGTCCTGACTATAGTTCGGATACTGATGAGAACCGTATGACGCATATTGCCCTCCCTGCCACAAGTTGGTCTGGGTACCATATGTGCCACTCGTGTAACTTCCGGACGTCTGATAATCACCAGGATTGTAATAAGTGCTTGAGTAACTTGCGGGTCCAGCATAAGACCCTGTATTTTGAAATGAGGAAAGAGGCTGATGAGGAGCACCTGTGTTTTGGTAAGCTCCTATATGATGGGGATAAGACTGATTAGGCTGCTGCTGATACTGATTGGTTTGTGGTTGGTACTGACTGGATTGCTGTTGATACTGATCGGGTTGCTGCTGATACTGATTGGGTTGCTGCTGATACTGACTGGGTTGCTGCTGATACTGATTGGGTTGCTGCTGATACTGACTGGATTGTTGCTGATACTGATTGTAGTAAGCCGCATAACCCGGGCTGTTATATCCGTAGGGATCAGCATTAGGATAGGTAGCATAACCACTATAACCTTGTGCCACATTTGTAGACCCTGAACTTGATGTCGAGACACTAGACACCATATTTGCTCCATCTTGAACATTATCCACGGCCGCCTCCAGTGGTTGATCATGACTGTAGCCAGAATTAGAGACAGCTCCATTCTCCCTCAAGTTATGATTCTCCTCTTGTGCAGTCCATGATGCAACAGCACAGTTAGGAGAGAAATAAGATGTAGGAGCTTGGGGCTGATCAATTGTTTGATTCTTCTGATCATTGAAAAGAAGAAATCAATTATTCAAATGAACCCAAAAAAAAGCTCTAGGAAAAGGTTAATGGTACTTCTAAGAACAGAAATCTATTATCTAcaacataaaagaaaataagaacttTT
This window encodes:
- the LOC131006064 gene encoding SAC3 family protein A isoform X3 — encoded protein: MMNQGENTETVAPVEKNQTIDQPQAPTSYFSPNCAVASWTAQEENHNLRENGAVSNSGYSHDQPLEAAVDNVQDGANMVSSVSTSSSGSTNVAQGYSGYATYPNADPYGYNSPGYAAYYNQYQQQSSQYQQQPNQYQQQPSQYQQQPNQYQQQPDQYQQQSSQYQPQTNQYQQQPNQSYPHHIGAYQNTGAPHQPLSSFQNTGSYAGPASYSSTYYNPGDYQTSGSYTSGTYGTQTNLWQGGQYASYGSHQYPNYSQDSNSAYSSSVATAQYQQQYKQWQDYYNQTQTEVSCAPGTENIPVPASSSVNSSTPSGNIGYTASNNQIPAAYTPSWRPESTSSELTSVQPVAVSESTSDGYWKHGTPAFQNDPSNFLQPHAQKPPEVISAYENFQNQQNSTYSQVSTSPYPASYPASYQVSQSHQTSFQTLPPPPEPLDSRKTSKLQIPTNPRIAPNLSMSVSKPNKDNPATTTAVKPAYISVATQQPNEKVVPQEEADGLKPAVFPNSLRGYVERALARCKNDRQKAACQAIMKEVITKATADGTLYTRDWDIEPLFPIPNTDAVDKYDTEFPVLTSATQKVKSPSRRVKSRWEPISEEKVADNKTSSMSFGTPKYGAWNNKQFSGGKIENKVSLGTKFSFTDQKYFNRNTARPAKRQRLGEDLNAADGGETSSDSDMEQNLTKYYSAAITLADTPEEKKKRENRSKRFDRGHGTRAEKVKLKAKDLGAGNLYARRASALILSKTFDESGSKAVEDIDWDALTVKGTCQEIEKRYLRLTSAPDPATVRPEEVLEKALEMVQNSQKNYLYKCDQLKSIRQDLTVQHIRNELTVKVYETHARLAIEVGDLPEYNQCQSQLKTLYAEGISGCHMEFAAYNLLCVILHSKNNRDLVSAMSRLPLDAKTDTAVKHALSVRSAVTSGNYVMFFRLYKTAPNLNTLLMDLYVEKMRYAAVKCISRSYRPTVPVSYISQILGFSSAMPTSEPSDEKEVEGVEECMEWLKAHGACLISDGSEEMLLDTKTSVSSLYMPEPEDAVSHGDANLAVNDFFTRSLA
- the LOC131006064 gene encoding SAC3 family protein A isoform X2, with amino-acid sequence MMNQGENTETVAPVENQTIDQPQAPTSYFSPNCAVASWTAQEENHNLRENGAVSNSGYSHDQPLEAAVDNVQDGANMVSSVSTSSSGSTNVAQGYSGYATYPNADPYGYNSPGYAAYYNQYQQQSSQYQQQPNQYQQQPSQYQQQPNQYQQQPDQYQQQSSQYQPQTNQYQQQPNQSYPHHIGAYQNTGAPHQPLSSFQNTGSYAGPASYSSTYYNPGDYQTSGSYTSGTYGTQTNLWQGGQYASYGSHQYPNYSQDSNSAYSSSVATAQYQQQYKQWQDYYNQTQTEVSCAPGTENIPVPASSSVNSSTPSGNIGYTASNNQIPAAYTPSWRPESTSSELTSVQPVAVSESTSDGYWKHGTPAFQNDPSNFLQPHAQKPPEVISAYENFQNQQNSTYSQVSTSPYPASYPASYQVSQSHQTSFQTLPPPPEPLDSRKTSKLQIPTNPRIAPNLSMSVSKPNKDNPATTTAVKPAYISVATQQPNEKVVPQEEADGLKPAVFPNSLRGYVERALARCKNDRQKAACQAIMKEVITKATADGTLYTRDWDIEPLFPIPNTDAVDKYDTEFPVLTSATQKVKSPSRRVKSRWEPISEEKVADNKTSSMSFGTPKYGAWNNKQFSGGKIENKVSLGTKFSFTDQKYFNRNTARPAKRQRLGEDLNAADGGETSSDSDMEQNLTKYYSAAITLADTPEEKKKRENRSKRFDRGHGTRAEKVKLKAKDLGAGNLYARRASALILSKTFDESGSKAVEDIDWDALTVKGTCQEIEKRYLRLTSAPDPATVRPEEVLEKALEMVQNSQKNYLYKCDQLKSIRQDLTVQHIRNELTVKVYETHARLAIEVGDLPEYNQCQSQLKTLYAEGISGCHMEFAAYNLLCVILHSKNNRDLVSAMSRLPLDAKTDTAVKHALSVRSAVTSGNYVMFFRLYKTAPNLNTLLMDLYVEKMRYAAVKCISRSYRPTVPVSYISQILGFSSAMPTSEPSDEKEVEGVEECMEWLKAHGACLISDGSEEMLLDTKVILVYVAWSDSERITQFFCLFIRLTIHFNSQHRNLNYLRV
- the LOC131006064 gene encoding SAC3 family protein A isoform X1 — translated: MMNQGENTETVAPVEKNQTIDQPQAPTSYFSPNCAVASWTAQEENHNLRENGAVSNSGYSHDQPLEAAVDNVQDGANMVSSVSTSSSGSTNVAQGYSGYATYPNADPYGYNSPGYAAYYNQYQQQSSQYQQQPNQYQQQPSQYQQQPNQYQQQPDQYQQQSSQYQPQTNQYQQQPNQSYPHHIGAYQNTGAPHQPLSSFQNTGSYAGPASYSSTYYNPGDYQTSGSYTSGTYGTQTNLWQGGQYASYGSHQYPNYSQDSNSAYSSSVATAQYQQQYKQWQDYYNQTQTEVSCAPGTENIPVPASSSVNSSTPSGNIGYTASNNQIPAAYTPSWRPESTSSELTSVQPVAVSESTSDGYWKHGTPAFQNDPSNFLQPHAQKPPEVISAYENFQNQQNSTYSQVSTSPYPASYPASYQVSQSHQTSFQTLPPPPEPLDSRKTSKLQIPTNPRIAPNLSMSVSKPNKDNPATTTAVKPAYISVATQQPNEKVVPQEEADGLKPAVFPNSLRGYVERALARCKNDRQKAACQAIMKEVITKATADGTLYTRDWDIEPLFPIPNTDAVDKYDTEFPVLTSATQKVKSPSRRVKSRWEPISEEKVADNKTSSMSFGTPKYGAWNNKQFSGGKIENKVSLGTKFSFTDQKYFNRNTARPAKRQRLGEDLNAADGGETSSDSDMEQNLTKYYSAAITLADTPEEKKKRENRSKRFDRGHGTRAEKVKLKAKDLGAGNLYARRASALILSKTFDESGSKAVEDIDWDALTVKGTCQEIEKRYLRLTSAPDPATVRPEEVLEKALEMVQNSQKNYLYKCDQLKSIRQDLTVQHIRNELTVKVYETHARLAIEVGDLPEYNQCQSQLKTLYAEGISGCHMEFAAYNLLCVILHSKNNRDLVSAMSRLPLDAKTDTAVKHALSVRSAVTSGNYVMFFRLYKTAPNLNTLLMDLYVEKMRYAAVKCISRSYRPTVPVSYISQILGFSSAMPTSEPSDEKEVEGVEECMEWLKAHGACLISDGSEEMLLDTKVILVYVAWSDSERITQFFCLFIRLTIHFNSQHRNLNYLRV